The Streptomyces tendae DNA segment TCCATGCTCACCGTGGACGGTGCCGACCACCGGCGGCTGCGCACGCTGGTCGCCCAGGCGCTCACCCCGAGACGGGTGGAGCGGATGCGGGAGCGGATCACCGAGCTGACCGGGTCCCTGCTGGACCAGGTGGCCGCGCAGCCCGGCGACACCGTGGACCTGAAGGCGGTCTTCGCCTACCCGCTGCCGATGTACGTGATCGCCGACCTGATGGGGCTGGCGGAGGAGCGGCTGCCGCGGCTGAAGGAGCTGTTCGAGAAGTTCTTCTCCACGCAGACCCCGCCGGAGGAGGTCCTCGCCACGCTCACCGAACTCGCCGGGATCATGGGCGACACGGTGGCGTACAAGCGGGAGCACCCGGGCGACGACCTGACCTCGGCGCTGATCCAGGCGTCGGAGGACGGGGACCGGCTCACCGACGAGGAGATCGTCGCCACGCTCCAGCTGATGGTGGCGGCCGGCCACGAGACGACGATCTCCCTCATCGTCAACGCGGTGGTCAACCTCTCCACCCACCCGGACCAGCGGGAGCTGGTGCTGTCCGGGCAGGCCGACTGGTCGGCGGTGATCGAGGAGACGCTGCGCTGGTCCACGCCGACGTCGCACGTGCTGATCCGGTTCGCCACGGAGGACGTCCCCGTCGGGGACAAGGTGCTGCCCGCCGGGGACGCGCTGATCGTGTCGTACGCGGCGATCGGCCGGGACGAGCAGGAGCACGGTCCGACGGCCGGTGACTTCGACATCACCCGGGAGAGCCCCCACCGGCACATCTCCTTCGGGCACGGCCCGCACGTCTGCCCCGGGGCCGCGCTGTCCCGCCTGGAGGCGGGGGTGGCCCTGCCGGCCCTGTACGCCCGCTTCCCGAAGCTGGACCTGGCGGTCCCGGCGGGTGAGCTGCGCAACAAGCCGGTGGTCACCCAGAACGACCTGTACGAGCTGCCGGTGACGCTCGGCGGGTGAGTGACGCGGGTGGCGGACGGACCTCCCCCCGGTCCGTCCGCCACCCGTCCCGGTGACACGTCCCGGTGACACGTCTCGGTGACACGTCTCGGCGGCTCGTCTCAGCGGACGGACGATGTTGCGCCCGGGTTTCCTCCAGCCGCTAGGCTCCGGGTCGTGGCTGAGATCCGGATTCCTGCTGACATCAAGCCCGCCGACGGTCGTTTCGGTGCGGGTCCCTCCAAGGTGCGGACGGAAGCGCTGGACGCGCTGGCCGCGACCGGTACGTCCCTGCTGGGCACCTCCCACCGCCAGGCGCCGGTGAAGAACCTGGTCGGCCAGGTGCGCGAGGGCATCGGCGAGCTGTTCCAGCTCCCCGACGGGTACGAGGTGGTCCTCGGCAACGGCGGCTCGACCGCGTTCTGGGACATCGCGACCCACGGCCTGATCGAGAACAAGTCGCAGCACCTCAGCTTCGGCGAGTTCAGCTCCAAGTTCGCCAAGGCCGCCAAGCTGGCCCCGTGGCTCGCCGAGCCGGACGTCATCTCCGCCGACCCGGGCACGCACCCGGAGCCGGTCGCCGAGGCGGGCGTGGACGTGTACGCCTTCACGCACAACGAGACCTCCACCGGCGTCGCGATGCCGATCAAGCGCGTGGCCGGCGCGGACGAGGGCTCCCTCGTCCTGGTGGACGCCACCTCCGGCGCGGGCGGCCTGCCGGTCGACATCGCCGAGACGGACGTCTACTACTTCGCCCCGCAGAAGTCCTTCGCCTCCGACGGCGGTCTGTGGATCGGCGTGTTCTCCCCGGCCGCGATCGAGCGCGCCGAGCGGATCCACGCGAGCGGCCGGCACGTCCCGGAGTTCTTCTCCCTGCCGACGGCGATCGACAACTCCCGCAAGAACCAGACGTACAACACCCCCGCGCTGTCGACCCTGTTCCTGCTGAACCAGCAGCTGGAGTGGATCAACGGCCAGGGCGGCCTGGACTGGGCGGTCCGCCGCACCGCGACCTCCGCGCGCACCCTGTACGGCTGGGCCGAGGACGTGAAGTTCGCGAACCCGTTCGTCGCCGACCCGGCGAAGCGGTCGGCCGTCATCGGCACGATCGACTTCACCGACGAGGTGGACGCCGCCGCCGTCGCCAAGGTGCTGCGCGCCAACGGCATCGTCGACACCGAGCCGTACCGCAAGCTGGGCCGCAACCAGCTCCGCGTCGCGATGTTCCCGGCGATCGACCCGGCGGACGTCGAGGCCCTCACGAAGTGCGTCGACTACGTCATCGACCAGCTGTAGTCACACCCTCCCCCGACACGGACAGGGCGCCCGGTGGATCTCCCCGGGCGCCCTGTCACGTCGTCTCACCTGCTCAGACGCCGGAACCTCCGTACCGCCAGGGGCAGGAAGACCGCCGTCAGGATCACCGGCCACACGCCCGCCATCAGCAGCGCGTGCCGTTCGACCCACGCGTCGCCGCCGCCGACCGGGGTGCCGAAGAGTTCGCGGGTCGCCGCGGCTGTGGAGGAGATCGGGTTCCAGGCTGCCACCCGGCCGAGCCAGTCGGGCATCAGCTGTGGGGCGACGAAGATGCTGGAGATCATCGTCAGGGGGAAGGCCACCGCGAAGAGGCCGCCCGCCGCCTCCGGATTGGGGACGAGGAGTCCCAGCCAGACACCCAGCCAGATCAGCGCGAACCGCAGCCACAGCAGCAGTCCGAACGCGGCGAGGAATCCCCAGCCGCCGTCCGGGCGCCAGCCCATGACCAGCGCCGTCAGCATCAGGATGGCCAGCTCCGCGCACGCGACGATCAGGTCGGTCACCCCGCGCCCGGCCACCACCGCCGACGACGCCATCGGCATCGAGCGGAAGCGGTCGATGACGCCCTTGGTGGAGTCGTACACGACGACCGTCGCCGTGTTGATGAAGCCGAAGGCCATGGTCATCACGAACATGCCCGGCATCAGGAAGTCCTGGTAGTCCCCGCCGCCCGGCACCCGCATCGCACTGCCGAAGACATAGCCGTACAGCAGCACGGAGAGGATCGGAAAGCCGAGCTGCCAGGCGATGTTGACCGGCTGGCGCCGGTAGTGGGTGAGGCCACGGCGGACGACGTTCCAGCAGTCCGCGAGCGCCCAGTAGATGCGGCCGTGTCCGGCCGGTCCGGTCAGGTCGAGCGCGCTCATACGGCCGCCTCCTTCTGCGTCGTCTCCGTGCGGTGTCCGGTCAGGCGCAGGAAGACGTCGTCGAGGCTGGGCCTGCGCAGCCCGATGTCCTCGACCCGGACGCCCTCGTCCTGGAGGGTGCGGGCGACGTCCGTCAGCGCGCCCACCCGGTCGGTCACGGGGGCGTGCACCCGCAACTCGGTCTCGTCCGACTCGGGTTCACCGTCGGTGACCCGGGCGACCACCTTCACCACCCGCGGAATGTCGGACCGTTCGGCCACGACGACCTCGACACGGTCGCCGCCGACGCGGTTCTTCAGCCCGTCCGGGGTGTCGTCGGCGATGGACCGGCCCCGGTCGATGACGGTGATCCGGGAGGCCAGCCGGTCGGCCTCCTCCAGATACTGCGTGGTCAGCAGCACGGTCGTGCCGCCCGCCACCAATGCCCGTACGGAGTCCCAGACTTCGCCCCGGCTGCGCGGGTCGAGCCCCGTCGTCGGCTCGTCCAGGAACAGCACGGCCGGCGTCAGGATCATCGACGCCGCCAGGTCCAGCCGGCGCCGCATGCCACCGCTGTAGTCGCCGACGCCCTTGTCGGCGGCGTCGGTCAGGTCGAACCGCTCCAGCAGCTCCGCCGCCCGCGCCCTGGCGCGCCGCCCGCCGAGGTGGAACAGCCTGCCGAACATCTCCAGGTTCTGCCGCCCGGTGAGCACCTCGTCCACCGCCGCGTACTGCCCGGTGAGACCGATCCGCGCCCGCACCTCCCGGGCCTGCCGCGCCACGTCCAGCCCGGCCACGGTCGCCCGCCCGCCGTCGAGCCGGATCAGCGTCGACAGGATCCGCACGGCGGTGGTCTTGCCCGCGCCGTTCGGTCCCAGCAGTCCGTGCACCGTGCCCGCCCGCACGGTGAGGTCGAAGCCGTGCAGGGCGCGCTTCTCGCCGTACCGCTTCTCCAGCCCTTCGGCCCGCACCGCGTACCCGTCGTCCTTCATGGGTCCCCCTTCCAGAAACCGGGTACACCGTACCCGATTACGCGTACGTCGTACCCAGTTTTCGGGCGCGGATCTACACTGCCCGCATGAGCAGCGGCGGAAGCGGTACGGAGACCAGCGGCAGCGGCGACATCGCGCGCACCCTCGACCTGCTCTGGGGCACCGGGCAGCGGCCCAGCCGGGGTCCGAAGCCGGGGCTGACCCTGGAGCGGATCGTGGAGGCGGCGATCGAGGTCGCCGACCGGGACGGCATCGGCGCCCTGTCGATGCGCAGGATCGCCACGGAGCTGGGCACCGGCACGATGTCCCTGTACCGCTACGTGCCCGGCAAGGCCGAACTGCTCGACCTGATGCTGGACCGCGTGCAGCGCCCGTCGGAGAACCCCGCGGACCTCGGCGACGGCGGCTGGCGGTCCGCCCTGGAGGCGCTGGGCCGGGCCACGCTCGCCCTCTACCGGCGCCATCCCTGGCTGCTGGAGGTCAACCAGTCCCGCCCGATCCTCGGCCCGAGCGCCCTGGACGGCATGGAGAAGGTGTTCTCCCGGATCAAGCCGATGGGCCTGTCCGACCCCGAGCTGCTGTCGGTGATCGTCATGATCGACGGGTACGTGGTCGGGGCGGCCCGGACGCAGCTGTACCAGGAGCAGGCCGAACACAGCTCCGGGCTGACGGACGCGGAGTTCTGGGAGGCCCAGCGGCCCGCCCTGGAGAAGGCGATGAACAGCGGCCGCTATCCCGTCATGGCCGCGCTCTCGGAGGACACCTTCGCCTCCGGCTTCGACCACTTCGAGTTCGGGCTCCAGCGCATCCTGGACGGCCTGGAGGTGCACGTCGCCCGGCGCGCGGCCGGACCGCGGCGCTGACGGCCCGGTTCAGCCCTTGCGCCGGCGTCGGCTGAGCCCGAAGAACGCCGCCACGACGAGCGCGACCGCCACGGCTCCCCCGACCTTCACGGAGTCACCGCTCCCGTCGTCGCCGGAGGCGCCGCCGTCGCCGTCCGCGCGTCGGCCGGATCCGCCGCCGGGCCCGTCCTCGTCCGCGCCGGGAGCCGGACGGCTCACCACCCCGCTCTGCTCGCCCTCGCTGCCGAACAGCAGCCGCGTGCCGTCGGCCGAGAAGGTAACCGACTCGCCCTGCCCCTGGAGCGGCACGCTCAGCCGCCCCTTGCGCTCCAGCTTGCCGCCGTTCCAGGCGTAGTGGATGCCGCCGAAGTAGCCGCGCACGGCGAGGTCCCGGCCGTCCGGGGAGAGCGCGGCGTCGGTCGTCCAGAGGTCGACCGGGGCGACGGGCCTGAACACGTTGTCGCCGGACGGCGAGAGCTTCGCGGGACCCTCGTAGAGATGTCCGCCGTCCTCGTGCTTGTCGACGATGTACACCCGGCCGGTCTTCGGGTGCACGACCATCGCCTCGGCGTCCCGGGGCCCGTCGGAGTACTTCACGACGTACTGGGTGGCCTGCACGGTGGCGTCCTGGAGCTTCTCGGGCTCGGGGAGTTCGTAGATCCACACGTACGGCCAGGTGCCGCCGAGGTTGTCGCCGATGTCACCGACGAAGAGGCGGTTGCCGGGGCCGACGGAGATCGCCTCGACGTCCCGGGGCGTACCGATGCCGGTCAGGGTGAGGCGGGCGACGGTGTCACCGGTCCTGCTGTCGACGGCGTACAGGTAAGGGCCGTCGTCGCTGTCGTTGTGGGTCCAGTAGACGCCGGGGTGCAGGCGGGAGGCGGCGAGTCCGCTGGACTCGGTGATGCGCGGGTCGTTGATGGTGAACCCCTCGTTCCCGTCGTCGGTGTCGGCGGCGGAGGCGGGCACGGCGAGCGCGGCCGTCAGGAGGGTCGCGGCGAGCAGGGCGAAGGGTCGGCGCATGAGCCAAGACTGCCATCAGCCGGGCCCCGCCCGTGCGGGTGTCCCGGCTCACATCGCGGCCGACGCGCTGATCCACCATGATGACCGGGTGCTCAGGTTCATGCCCGTAGGTGACTCGATGACGATCGGGAGCGCGGGTGAACACACCTGGCGCTACCGGCTGTGGCAGCACCTGTGCACCGCGTACGGCGAGCCCTTCACGCTGGTCGGCCCGCGCGAGACGCTGCACGACCCGACGGCGGACGCCCCCACCTCGTACGCGTACGCCGACCCGGAGTTCCCCCGGGCCCACCTGGCCGGCTGGGGCGAGGGCTGGTGCCACATGGCCCCGCTGATCGGTGACGCCGTGCGCTCCTGCCGGGCGGACGTGCTGCTGGTGTCGCTGGGCCTGATCGACCTGGGCTTCTACACCAACGCCGAGCAGACCGCGGACAACGTGCGCGCGTTCGTCGCCGGGGCGCGCGGGGCCCGTCCACGGGTGCGCATGGCGGTGATGCCGGTGGTCCGCAACATCCGGGTGGAGGCCGACGAGACGTTCGCCGGGCAGGTCGCGCGGTTCAACGCCCTGCTGGCGGAGACGGCCGCCGAGCTGGACGAGCCGGGCTCGCCGATCCTGCTCGTCCCGCCCCCGGCGACGTACGACTTCCACACGGACACCTACGACGGCACGCACCCCAACGAGAGCGGCGAGCACAAGATCGCGGGGGCGTTCGCCGAGGCGATGTGGCAGGAGTGGGGCCTGGGCGGCCCGTACAAGCCGTCCTGACGAGCCGTCCTGACGAGCCGTCCTGACGCGTGAAGCGCTTGCATGGAGCGCACTCCAAGACGTTGGCTTGACACCCATGAGGTACACGCAGCTCGGACGCACAGGACTCAAGGTCAGCCGGCTCGTCCTCGGGACGATGAACTTCGGTCCGCAGACCGACGAACCCGACAGCCACGCCATCATGGACGCGGCCCTCGACGCCGGCATCAACTTCTTCGACACCGCCAACGTCTACGGCTGGGGCGAGAACAAGGGCCGTACCGAAAGCATCATCGGCAGCTGGTTCGCCAAGGGCGAGGGCCGCCGCGACAAGGTCGTCCTCGCGACCAAGGTGTACGGCAACATGGGCGCCGACGGCGAAGCGTGGCCCAACCACGACAAGCTGTCCGCGGTGAACATCCGGCGGGCGGTCGACGCCTCGCTGAAGCGGCTGGGGACCGACTACATCGACCTGTACCAGTTCCACCACGTCGACCGGTCGACGCCCTTCGAGGAGATCTGGCAGGCGATCGACGTCCTGATCCAGCAGGGCAAGATCCTCTACGTCGGGTCGTCCAACTTCCCCGGCTACAAGATCGCGCAGGCCAACGAGATCGCCGCCCGGCGTGGCGGGACCATCGGCCTGGTCAGCGAGCAGTGCCTGTACAACCTCGCCGAGCGGCGCGCCGAGATGGAGGTCGTCCCGGCCGCGCAGGACTACGGGCTGGGGGTCATCCCCTGGTCGCCGCTGCACGGCGGTCTGCTGGGCGGGGTCATCAAGAAGGAGGCCCAGGGCGGCCGCCGCGCCTCCGGACGGGCCGCGGACACCCTGGCCGACCCCGTCGCCCGCAAGCAGATCCAGGCGTACGAGGACCTGCTGGAGAAGCACGGGGTCGAGCCGGGCGAGGCGGCGCTGGCCTGGCTGCTCACCCGCCCCGGGGTGACCGGTCCGATCGTCGGCCCCCGGACGCGGGAGCAGCTCGACTCGGCGCTGCGCGCGGTGGAGCTGGAGCTGAGCGAGGAGCTGCTGGCCTCGCTGGACGAGATCTTCCCGGGTCCGGGGCCGTCCCCGGAGGCCTTCGCCTGGTAGCGGCGGGCGCGCGGTGACGGGCGGCGGCGCTACCTTCCGAGCGCCGCCGCCAGAGCCACCACGACGAACATCATCACGAGCGCACCGGCCATGATCCGGTTCCGGGTCTTCGGGTCCACGCCGTCGAGCCTAACCGGCCGCGCCGAGTGCCTGTCGGGCGACCGCCTCGTAGCGGGGCTGTTCGCCCGGAACACCCGACCTGGGCAGGTGGCTGCGCACCAGCACCAGCTCCTCCACGGTCCAGCTGCGGCTGCGGAACTCCTCCAGCGCCGTGAGGTACGGCCGTACGTCCACGGCGTCCCGGCTGCGGGCCACGGTCAGGTGGGCCGTGTAGTGCCGGTGCTCGTCCATCGCCACGCCCGCCTTGCGCCCGGCCGCCTCGGACCGCTCGGCCAGCAGTCGCATCGTCCGCAGGTCGCCCGCCGCGCCGGTCCACAGCGCCCGTCCCCGGCCGAACTGGCCGCCGCCCGCCAGCGCGAGCCGGAACGGCTCGGTGCGGTACGCGGCCCGTCCCAGCCGCGCGGTGAGTTCCGGCACGGTCTCCTCGTCCACCTCGCCGTAGAACGCGAGCGTGAAGTGCCACCCGGCCTGCTCGGTCCACCGCAGGGCGCCGGCCCCGTCCAGCTCCCGCAGCCCGTCCACCGCGACGGCGAGCTCCCGGACCACACCCGCGGGCGGCAACACGGCGGCGAAGAGTCTCATGTCTCCAGTGTCCCGCGTGCCCTGGTCACCGTGCGTATCGTTGTACTGCGCGGCTGTACGCATCGAGCGTCGGCCGGGGAGGAGCGCCACGATGACCGTCCTCGAAGACAGGATCGAGATGGCCGAGAGCGGCGACGAACTCACGCTCGACATGATGTTCGAGTGGCTGGAGAAGATGCCCATCCCCGAGGGTTACAAGGCAGAGATCGTCGGGGGGCACATCTTCATGACGCCGCAGCGGGACACTCACTGGGACATCATTGCGGACATCTACGATCAACTGCGTGCGAAGTACCCGCGCAAGCGCCTCAAGTCCGACGTCCGCATCGACTACCCGGGTCACCTCAACGGCTTCGCCTCCGACGTGACCCTGCTGGCCGAGGGAGCGACCCAGGACGGCAAGGGGCGGTGGCGTTGCGAGGATGTCGTCTTCGTCGCCGAGGTGATCTCGCAGAAGACCGCGGACAACGACTACGGGCCGAAGAAGGATGCCTACGCCGCCGCCGGTGTGCCGGTCTACTTGATCGTCGATCCGTACAGCGGTGAGTGGCACCTGCACACGCTGCCGACGGACGGGAAGTACCACGGCAGTGCGTGCTTCGGCTTCGGCATCGAGATCGACCTGACCAGGACGGGCGTCGGTCTCGTCCTCAAGACCGACGACTTTCCACGCGGCTGACGGCGGCCGGGCGGCCCGGCCCGGCGGCTCACGCCGCCGGGCCGGGCGGCCCGGCCCGGCGGCTCACGCCGCCGGGGCCAGGGCCTTGGTGTGGTCGCGGGGGACGAAGCGGACGCGCGGGTGGCCGTGGTTCCAGCCGAAGGACAGGCGCAGGCCGCCGGCCCGGGCCAGGATCAGGCCGATGACGGCCGCCGCGGTCATCGCGATGGCGCCGCCGGCCGCGAAGCCGACGCGGGCACCGTAGGTGTCGGTGACCCAGCCGACGATCGGGGCGCCGACGGGGGCGCCGCCGAGGAAGACCATCATGTAGAGGGCCATGACCCGGCCGCGCACCGACGGATCGGTGGACATCTGCAGGCTGGTGTTGGTGGTGACGTTGACCGTCATCGAGACCAGCCCCAGCGGCACCATGATCAGCGCGAACATCCACAGCTCCGGCGACGCCGCGGCGAGGATCTCCAGCGCGCCGAAGGCCAGCGCGGCCATGATCAGCAGCCGTAGCCGGGCCGTGCCGCGCCGGGCGGCGAGCAGGGCTCCGGAGACGGAGCCGACCGCCATCAGCGTGTTGAACATGCTGTAGACGCCCGCGCCCCCGTGGAACACGTCGTCGGCGAAGGCCGACAGGTAGACGGGGAAGTTGAAGGCGAAGGTGCCCATGAAGCCGACCAGCACGATCGGCCAGACCAGGTCGGGCCGTCCGGCCACGTAGCGCAGGCCCTCGCGGAGCTGTCCCTTGCCGCGCGGCGCGCGCTCCACGGGGTGCAGCTCACGGGTGCGCATCAGCATCAGGCCGGTCAGCGGCGCGACGAAGGACAGGCCGTTCAGCAGGAACGCCCAGCCGGTGCCGACGCCGGTGATCAGCAGGCCCGCGACGGCGGGGCCGACCAGCCGGGCGGACTGGAAGTTCGCGGAGTTCAGGCTGACCGCGTTCTGCAGCTGGCCGGGGCCGACCAGCTCGGACACGAAGGACTGGCGGGCCGGGTTGTCGACGACGGTCGCGAAACCGAGGGCGAGGGCGGCGACGTAGATGTGCCAGACCTCGACCATGCCGGTCAGGGTGAGGACGGCGAGCGCGAGGGACGTGAGGGCCATCGCGGACTGGGTGACCATCAGGGTGGGCCGCTTGCGCAGCCGGTCGACGAGGACACCGCCGTACAGGCCGAACAGCAGCATCGGCAGGAACTGCAGGGCCGTGGTGATGCCGACGGCGGCCGAGGAGCCGGTGAGGCTGAGCACCAGCCAGTCCTGGGCGATGCGCTGCATCCAGGTGCCGATGTTGGAGACCACCTGGCCGAGGAAGAACAGGCGGTAGTTCCTGATCCTCAGCGAGGAGAACATCGAGTTCCTGCGCGGCGCGTCGAGGGCGGTCTTCGTGTCGTAGGGGTCAGGTGCGGGGGCGGAAGCTGCTCCGGATCCCGTACTCAAAAGGTTCGCCTCCTGTTGCTGCGGGGGTCAGATGTGCGCCAGTTTCTCCAGCACGGGGGCGGCGGCGCGCAGGGTGGCCCACTCGTCCTCGTCCAGCTCCTCGACCAGCGTGGCGAGGAACGCGTTCCGCTTGCGACGGCTCTCCTCGAGCATCGCCTCGGCCCGCTCGGTCTGCGTGACGACCTTCTGGCGGCGGTCGTCGGGGTGCGGCTCCAGCCGGACGAGTCCCTTGGCCTCCAGCAGCGCCACGATGCGGGTCATCGACGGCGGCTGGACGTGCTCCTTGCGGGCGAGCTCGCCCGGGGTGGCACTGCCGCAGCGGGCCAGGGTGCCGAGCACCGACATCTCGGTGGGGCTGAGCGACTCGTCGACGCGCTGGTGCTTGAGCCGACGGGACAGACGCATCACGGCGGAGCGAAGGGCGTTCACGGCGGCTGCGTCGTCGCCATGGCTGAGGTCCGGCATGTTCTTTAGCGTAACTCATTACTCTCGCTAAGAACCACCGGGTACGTCGGCCCCCGCCGTGAGTCCCGCCACTCCCGTCCCACCCGCCGGTCCGCCCACCGGCGGCCGGACTTGCGCAGGAACGTGCCCGCCGAAATCAAGACACCCCGGGGAAAATCAAGACACCCGGGGGGCGAGATCACCCATATGAGTGATCGAAGCGCGAAAGGTCACGCGCCGCACCCTGGGGTGCGGCGACGCTCAGGGCATGGGGACCGACGTGCTCAGCCTGCGGATAGACCATGAACTGCTCGAACGGCTCCGCGACCATGCCGCCAAACGCGGCATGAGCGTCCAGGACTATGTCGTCCGGACGCTCATGCGCGATGACTTCGACCAGCGGTTCCGTACCGCCGTCGAGGAGACGGAGAAGTTCTACGGGTCACCTGAGCCCGCACCCCGGGCCCCTTCGCGGAGCCCGTTCTCCCCCGGCGTGGATCAGGTCAGACCCAGCGCCGGCAGCAGGTAGTAGAAGGCGAAGACCGCCGCCACCACGTACATCGCCTTCGGGACCTCCCGGCCGCGGCCGGCCGCCAGACGCAGCGCCACGAAGGTGAGGAAGCCCATGCCGATGCCGTTGGTGATCGAGTAGGTGAACGGCATCATCACCATCGTCACGAAGGCCGGGATGGCGATCGTGTGGTCCGCCCAGTCGATCTCCCTGATGGAGCCGGCCAGGATCAGGAAGCCCACCGCGAGCAGCGCGGGGGTGGCCGCCTGGGACGGGACCATGGTGGCGACGGGCGTGAGGAACAGCGCCAGGGCGAACAGTCCGCCGGTCACGACGTTGGCGAAGCCGGTGCGCGCGCCCTCGCCGACTCCGGCCGTGGACTCCACGAACGCGGTGGTGGCCGAGGCGGAGCTGGCGCCGCCCGCGGCGACCGCGACACCGTCGATGAACAGCACCTTGTTGATGCCGGGCATCTGGCCCTCGCCGTCGGTCAGTTTGGCCTCGTCCGAGACGCCCATGATCGTGCCCATCGCGTCGAAGAAGCACGACAGCAGCACGGTGAAGACGAACAGGACGCCCGTCAGCACGCCCACCTCGGAGAATCCGCCGAACAGGCTGACCTGTCCGATGAGGCCGAAGTCGGGGGTGGCCACCGGGTTGCCGGGCCAGTCGGGCGCGGTCAGGCCCCAGGAGGGCACGTCGGCGACGGCGTTGATCACGACCGCGACGACGGTCATCGTGACGATCGAGATGAGGATCGCGCCGGGCACCTTGCGCACGATGAGCGCCAGCGTGAGCAGCGCGCCGAGCACGAAGACGAGGACCGGCCAGCCGTTGAGGTGGCCGTCCGCGCCGAGCTGGAGCGGGACGGTGGTCTGGGCGGCGTCCGGGATGCGGGAGACGAAACCGGAGTCGACCAGCCCGATCAGCATGATGAACAGGCCGATACCGATGGCGATGGCCTTGCGCAGCCCGTAGGGCACGGCGTTCATCACGCGCTCGCGCAGGCCCGTGGCGACCAGGATCATCACCACGAAACCGGCCAGCACCACCATGCCCATCGCGTCCGGCCAGGACATGCGGGGCGCGAGCTGGAGGGCGACCACCGAGTTCACGCCGAGTCCGGCGGCCAGCGCGATCGGGACGTTGCCGATGACGCCCATGAGCAGCGTGGTGAACGCCGCGGTCAGGGCGGTCGCGGTGACCAGCTGGCCGTTGTCCAGCTGGTTGCCGAACGCGTCCTTCGCGCTGCCCAGGATGATCGGGTTCAGCACGATGATGTAGGCCATCGCGAAGAAGGTGGCGAAACCGCCACGGACCTCGCGCGACAGCGTGCTGCCGCGCTCGGAGATCCGGAAGTAGCGGTCGAGGGCGCCGGACGCGGCTCCGGACCCCGGCTGCTCGGGGACGGGCGCCTTGGCGGGGGCCGACGTGGACATGTGCAGAGACCTCATCACCGGCGGGCTCCCCCCGGAGCCGGGCCTTTGGTGTTTTCTACGAATAAAAGCGGTCAGAGGCAAACGAA contains these protein-coding regions:
- a CDS encoding ATP-binding cassette domain-containing protein, producing MKDDGYAVRAEGLEKRYGEKRALHGFDLTVRAGTVHGLLGPNGAGKTTAVRILSTLIRLDGGRATVAGLDVARQAREVRARIGLTGQYAAVDEVLTGRQNLEMFGRLFHLGGRRARARAAELLERFDLTDAADKGVGDYSGGMRRRLDLAASMILTPAVLFLDEPTTGLDPRSRGEVWDSVRALVAGGTTVLLTTQYLEEADRLASRITVIDRGRSIADDTPDGLKNRVGGDRVEVVVAERSDIPRVVKVVARVTDGEPESDETELRVHAPVTDRVGALTDVARTLQDEGVRVEDIGLRRPSLDDVFLRLTGHRTETTQKEAAV
- the serC gene encoding phosphoserine transaminase, translating into MAEIRIPADIKPADGRFGAGPSKVRTEALDALAATGTSLLGTSHRQAPVKNLVGQVREGIGELFQLPDGYEVVLGNGGSTAFWDIATHGLIENKSQHLSFGEFSSKFAKAAKLAPWLAEPDVISADPGTHPEPVAEAGVDVYAFTHNETSTGVAMPIKRVAGADEGSLVLVDATSGAGGLPVDIAETDVYYFAPQKSFASDGGLWIGVFSPAAIERAERIHASGRHVPEFFSLPTAIDNSRKNQTYNTPALSTLFLLNQQLEWINGQGGLDWAVRRTATSARTLYGWAEDVKFANPFVADPAKRSAVIGTIDFTDEVDAAAVAKVLRANGIVDTEPYRKLGRNQLRVAMFPAIDPADVEALTKCVDYVIDQL
- a CDS encoding WD40 repeat domain-containing protein, translating into MRRPFALLAATLLTAALAVPASAADTDDGNEGFTINDPRITESSGLAASRLHPGVYWTHNDSDDGPYLYAVDSRTGDTVARLTLTGIGTPRDVEAISVGPGNRLFVGDIGDNLGGTWPYVWIYELPEPEKLQDATVQATQYVVKYSDGPRDAEAMVVHPKTGRVYIVDKHEDGGHLYEGPAKLSPSGDNVFRPVAPVDLWTTDAALSPDGRDLAVRGYFGGIHYAWNGGKLERKGRLSVPLQGQGESVTFSADGTRLLFGSEGEQSGVVSRPAPGADEDGPGGGSGRRADGDGGASGDDGSGDSVKVGGAVAVALVVAAFFGLSRRRRKG
- a CDS encoding cytochrome P450 family protein, whose product is MTAGTDLTATDTEQTRIPLDPFVSDLDAESAALRAAGPLAAVTLPGDVPVWAVTHHAEAKKLLTDPRLVKDINVWGAWQRGEIAPDWPLIGLANPPRSMLTVDGADHRRLRTLVAQALTPRRVERMRERITELTGSLLDQVAAQPGDTVDLKAVFAYPLPMYVIADLMGLAEERLPRLKELFEKFFSTQTPPEEVLATLTELAGIMGDTVAYKREHPGDDLTSALIQASEDGDRLTDEEIVATLQLMVAAGHETTISLIVNAVVNLSTHPDQRELVLSGQADWSAVIEETLRWSTPTSHVLIRFATEDVPVGDKVLPAGDALIVSYAAIGRDEQEHGPTAGDFDITRESPHRHISFGHGPHVCPGAALSRLEAGVALPALYARFPKLDLAVPAGELRNKPVVTQNDLYELPVTLGG
- a CDS encoding SGNH/GDSL hydrolase family protein, coding for MLRFMPVGDSMTIGSAGEHTWRYRLWQHLCTAYGEPFTLVGPRETLHDPTADAPTSYAYADPEFPRAHLAGWGEGWCHMAPLIGDAVRSCRADVLLVSLGLIDLGFYTNAEQTADNVRAFVAGARGARPRVRMAVMPVVRNIRVEADETFAGQVARFNALLAETAAELDEPGSPILLVPPPATYDFHTDTYDGTHPNESGEHKIAGAFAEAMWQEWGLGGPYKPS
- a CDS encoding TetR/AcrR family transcriptional regulator, whose amino-acid sequence is MSSGGSGTETSGSGDIARTLDLLWGTGQRPSRGPKPGLTLERIVEAAIEVADRDGIGALSMRRIATELGTGTMSLYRYVPGKAELLDLMLDRVQRPSENPADLGDGGWRSALEALGRATLALYRRHPWLLEVNQSRPILGPSALDGMEKVFSRIKPMGLSDPELLSVIVMIDGYVVGAARTQLYQEQAEHSSGLTDAEFWEAQRPALEKAMNSGRYPVMAALSEDTFASGFDHFEFGLQRILDGLEVHVARRAAGPRR
- a CDS encoding aldo/keto reductase; the encoded protein is MRYTQLGRTGLKVSRLVLGTMNFGPQTDEPDSHAIMDAALDAGINFFDTANVYGWGENKGRTESIIGSWFAKGEGRRDKVVLATKVYGNMGADGEAWPNHDKLSAVNIRRAVDASLKRLGTDYIDLYQFHHVDRSTPFEEIWQAIDVLIQQGKILYVGSSNFPGYKIAQANEIAARRGGTIGLVSEQCLYNLAERRAEMEVVPAAQDYGLGVIPWSPLHGGLLGGVIKKEAQGGRRASGRAADTLADPVARKQIQAYEDLLEKHGVEPGEAALAWLLTRPGVTGPIVGPRTREQLDSALRAVELELSEELLASLDEIFPGPGPSPEAFAW
- a CDS encoding ABC transporter permease — translated: MSALDLTGPAGHGRIYWALADCWNVVRRGLTHYRRQPVNIAWQLGFPILSVLLYGYVFGSAMRVPGGGDYQDFLMPGMFVMTMAFGFINTATVVVYDSTKGVIDRFRSMPMASSAVVAGRGVTDLIVACAELAILMLTALVMGWRPDGGWGFLAAFGLLLWLRFALIWLGVWLGLLVPNPEAAGGLFAVAFPLTMISSIFVAPQLMPDWLGRVAAWNPISSTAAATRELFGTPVGGGDAWVERHALLMAGVWPVILTAVFLPLAVRRFRRLSR